A single genomic interval of Orcinus orca chromosome 19, mOrcOrc1.1, whole genome shotgun sequence harbors:
- the CBX1 gene encoding chromobox protein homolog 1 isoform X2, which yields MGKKQNKKKVEEVLEEEEEEYVVEKVLDRRVVKGKVEYLLKWKGFSDEDNTWEPEENLDCPDLIAEFLQSQKTAHETDKSEGGKRKADSDSEDKGEESKPKKKKEESEKPRGFARGLEPERIIGATDSSGELMFLMKWKNSDEADLVPAKEANVKCPQVVISFYEERLTWHSYPSEDDDKKDDKN from the exons atggggaaaaaacaaaacaagaagaaagtGGAGGAGGtgctagaagaagaagaagaagaatatgtGGTGGAAAAAGTTCTTGACCGTCGAGTGGTAAAGGGCAAAGTGGAGTACCTCCTAAAGTGGAAGGGGTTCTCAGA TGAGGACAACACATGGGAGCCAGAAGAAAACCTGGATTGCCCCGACCTCATTGCTGAGTTCCTGCAGTCACAGAAAACAGCACACGAGACAGATAAATCGGAGGGAGGCAAGCGCAAAGCTGATTCTGATTCGGAAGATAAGGGGGAGGAGAGCAaaccaaagaagaagaaagaagag TCAGAAAAGCCACGAGGCTTTGCCCGGGGTTTGGAACCGGAGCGGATTATTGGAGCTACAGACTCCAGTGGAGAACTCATGTTCCTGATGAAATG GAAAAACTCTGATGAGGCTGACCTGGTCCCTGCCAAGGAAGCCAATGTCAAGTGCCCACAGGTTGTCATATCCTTCTATGAGGAAAGGCTGACGTGGCATTCCTACCCCTCGGAGGATGATGACAAAAAAGATGACAAGAATTAA
- the CBX1 gene encoding chromobox protein homolog 1 isoform X1 has product MAMSTEKLNSLSTINWRSCLNEDKILILSVTLYTRKLAGTMGKKQNKKKVEEVLEEEEEEYVVEKVLDRRVVKGKVEYLLKWKGFSDEDNTWEPEENLDCPDLIAEFLQSQKTAHETDKSEGGKRKADSDSEDKGEESKPKKKKEESEKPRGFARGLEPERIIGATDSSGELMFLMKWKNSDEADLVPAKEANVKCPQVVISFYEERLTWHSYPSEDDDKKDDKN; this is encoded by the exons ATGGCGATGTCTACTGAAAAATTGAATAGCCTTTCCACGATTAATTGGAGAAGTTGTTTGAATGAGGACAAAATTCTGATCCT CAGCGTCACCCTTTATACCAGAAAGCTGGCGGGCActatggggaaaaaacaaaacaagaagaaagtGGAGGAGGtgctagaagaagaagaagaagaatatgtGGTGGAAAAAGTTCTTGACCGTCGAGTGGTAAAGGGCAAAGTGGAGTACCTCCTAAAGTGGAAGGGGTTCTCAGA TGAGGACAACACATGGGAGCCAGAAGAAAACCTGGATTGCCCCGACCTCATTGCTGAGTTCCTGCAGTCACAGAAAACAGCACACGAGACAGATAAATCGGAGGGAGGCAAGCGCAAAGCTGATTCTGATTCGGAAGATAAGGGGGAGGAGAGCAaaccaaagaagaagaaagaagag TCAGAAAAGCCACGAGGCTTTGCCCGGGGTTTGGAACCGGAGCGGATTATTGGAGCTACAGACTCCAGTGGAGAACTCATGTTCCTGATGAAATG GAAAAACTCTGATGAGGCTGACCTGGTCCCTGCCAAGGAAGCCAATGTCAAGTGCCCACAGGTTGTCATATCCTTCTATGAGGAAAGGCTGACGTGGCATTCCTACCCCTCGGAGGATGATGACAAAAAAGATGACAAGAATTAA